Below is a window of Rhodamnia argentea isolate NSW1041297 chromosome 11, ASM2092103v1, whole genome shotgun sequence DNA.
GAAATATCAGGATCCCGAAGCACAAGACATTGATGTCGAGTAAAACCAATAGAAGCAACCATAACATTTCGATGTCAAGTGTGTCATAAAAATGCCACGACTCGTGTAAGAATAAGCCTCTTGCCTCTCGCCACAAGCAATCATATTCAGTAGATGAAAGGAATTATATATGCACTAAATTAGCCCAAAATGAAATGCAGCGCTACCTCATTCAGCATCCTATGCAACTCATCTCTTGCCTCAACAACTCGATCCCTATCATTGCTATCCACAACAAAAATTAAACCCTGCGTGTTTTGGAAGTAGTGCCTCCACAATGGACGGATCTGCATTTGGAGCAAAGTAGAAGCTGCATCAGTCCACATGATGAAAAGCTTATTTTGGAGGTGCTAAAAAAGATAGGGACAGCACTTAAAAATTTCAGCGATCTCACATAAAATGTGAGCTATGAGCATATGCTCAATGATTGGACTTGATGTAGGTATCCGACATCAATAAGGGCCATATAGGCCTAGGTTGGAGTGGTCAATGAAAGTCAGCAGtaccaaaaagaagagaatggtTAAGGAAGAAAAGGATCCCTAGCTAAATGACATTTACAGCATATAGGGTGAATTTGGAGGTTAATCAGAAGAAGGCTCAGCTGAAGATCATGTTCCCATCAGGAGGCAGGGTTTAATATCTACAGGTATTGCTGCTTCTGTGCTTGCTTGCACTTACATGTATGTAAAAGCACATCAAAAGATGcagaaataaaaatcaagatgGCAAATTGAGCAACCTTGTCCTGGCCACCCACATCCCAAACTGTGAAGCTGATGTTCTTGTATTCAACAGTCTCTACATTAAAACCTACAAAACAAAAGGCTCTGTTAATCACTAggaacatgaaaaagtcaacatggGCAAGACTCGCAGAATGACAAGGCATTCAACAGCAGATTAGACATATATGCAAGAATAAAGAAGGATGACCCAAAAGCTATCCTACACagctagaaaaataaacaaaaatagcCTCCAAATTGTTCCTATTAACCACTAATAAGCATTAATCAGGCCACAACAAGCACGTACTCCAACATCCGCCTAATAATCTCACATAGAAAAATAAGATTACTGTTTGGAACAATAACAGTTCTAGAGCCTTTGTACTCAACTTGCTTATCTCATAAATTTCCACGCACAGGCAACTGTCCTGTTCGCCCTATTTTCCAAGAGATCTCTATTCTGCAGATAATACTCTCATTCCATTGTGACAGGGAAAAACAAGTTTACTTTGCATCAAAAGGAACAGTCCACAAAGGCTTGACAGTTGAGACAACCTCACTTAACAATCAGTACGATTACTAGTCAATGATGACACTCATAGGGTACAATAGTAGCAACACAAAAGTCCTGTCTACTCATCATTCGATTCAAGTCCATCGAATCTCAGACTGTCTTTATCTCATCTACCTGTCAGAGAATTCGAATTTATTGAAATAATTTATCTCCTGAAGCGCTTCCCTAAATGTCTCTCATGCTCATTGCAGGACAACAATTGCAGCCGCATCGATCGAATGAGCggaaattcaaattgaaaattcaaacttgGACCACTCAATATAAGCTAACAGCTCATTCTGATGCATTTAGGACATTCATATTCCTCTCGTGATTAGAAACTAGATATGTGATAAACCATACACAAGATCTCTTTTCACCATCTAACAAACCAGTGATTCAATTATCATCAAGGACGCGACAATATCTTTACACAAATGGACATTGTGCATTAGAAAACTCACCAATAGTCGGGATGGTGGTGACGATTTCTCCGAGCTTAAGCTTGTACAAGATGGTGGTCTTACCAGCAGCGTCAAGACCTACCATCAAAATCCTCATCTCTTTCTTGGCAAAGAGCCGGCTAAACAGCTTCGTGAACGTAAGCCCCATGGTCTCAACGCTCTAGCTCAGCCCAAAAAAGACTTCGCAGTTCGCACCGCCACGCCAACAGAAGCAGCAACAATCACAGAATCGATCTAAAACATAACATGACTCGTTCAACAT
It encodes the following:
- the LOC115751134 gene encoding ADP-ribosylation factor 1 isoform X1; the protein is MGLTFTKLFSRLFAKKEMRILMVGLDAAGKTTILYKLKLGEIVTTIPTIGFNVETVEYKNISFTVWDVGGQDKIRPLWRHYFQNTQGLIFVVDSNDRDRVVEARDELHRMLNEDELRDAVLLVFANKQDLPNAMNAAEITDKLGLHSLRQRHWYIQSTRATSGEGLYEGPDWLSNNIASKA
- the LOC115751134 gene encoding ADP-ribosylation factor isoform X2 yields the protein MGLTFTKLFSRLFAKKEMRILMVGLDAAGKTTILYKLKLGEIVTTIPTIGFNVETVEYKNISFTVWDVGGQDKIRPLWRHYFQNTQGLIFVVDSNDRDRVVEARDELHRMLNEDELRDAVLLVFANKQDLPNAMNAAEITDKLGLHSLRQRHW